Proteins encoded within one genomic window of Pseudalkalibacillus sp. SCS-8:
- a CDS encoding CopG family ribbon-helix-helix protein — translation MHKKRIVISLPEQLIKEVDGAIMNENLNRSEFIHQATEMYLRERESRHIRESMRQGYMEMAKINLNIASEAFLAEEEADLTLDRLVSGV, via the coding sequence ATGCACAAAAAACGTATCGTTATTAGCTTGCCAGAGCAACTGATAAAAGAGGTGGACGGAGCGATTATGAACGAGAACTTGAATAGAAGCGAGTTTATTCATCAAGCAACCGAAATGTATCTGCGAGAACGGGAAAGTCGTCATATCCGTGAATCTATGCGACAAGGTTACATGGAAATGGCTAAAATCAATTTGAACATTGCATCAGAAGCCTTTCTTGCTGAGGAGGAAGCTGATCTAACTTTGGACCGCTTAGTAAGCGGGGTGTAA
- a CDS encoding type II toxin-antitoxin system PemK/MazF family toxin, with product MIVKRGDVYFADLSPVVGSEQGGIRPVLIIQNDIGNRFSPTVIVAAITAQIQKAKLPTHVEISAKKYKFERDSVILLEQIRTIDKQRLTDKITHLDDEMMKKVDDALQISLGLIDF from the coding sequence TTGATAGTCAAGCGTGGCGACGTTTACTTTGCAGATCTTTCTCCAGTAGTAGGGTCGGAGCAAGGCGGTATCCGTCCAGTATTAATCATACAAAATGATATCGGAAACCGGTTTAGTCCAACAGTGATCGTCGCGGCCATTACAGCCCAGATTCAAAAGGCTAAACTACCTACTCATGTTGAAATCAGTGCGAAGAAATATAAATTTGAACGTGACTCAGTGATCTTACTGGAGCAAATTCGTACAATTGATAAACAACGACTAACAGATAAAATTACACATTTGGATGATGAAATGATGAAGAAAGTCGATGACGCTCTACAAATCAGTTTAGGGCTCATTGATTTTTAA